The genomic window CGGTCGGCCTTCGGCCGCAGCGCCGCACTGCTGTCCCCGGGCTCGCCCGGGCGGCCCCTGCTGGACTTCCGGCGCGGGCTCGTCGCCCAGAACATCGCGGCGAATCCGGCGGCCGCGCGGGCCGCGTACCGGCGCGCCCACGCGGGTGCGGTGGCGCACGGCAACGCCTTCCTCACGTCGTTCACGTGGCGGCACCTGGCCGGGCTGGCCGCGGCCGACGGCGACCTCGCGGAGGCCAGGCACGGTTTTGCGGAGTCCCTCCGGCTGCGGGTCTCCCTGGGCCACCTGGTCGGCACGGCCCCCGCCCTCCTCGCGCTGGCGGACGTCTCCCCCGACGACGAGGCCGCCGCCCTCCGGACCGAGGCCGCCCGCCTCTACACCCTCCTCGGCGCCATCCCCGCCTGGCTGGCCCCCGCCTTCCCCTCCCCCTGACCCCGGCCCGCGCCCCTGGGCGGTTGACCTCCGCGGAGAGGGTGACCGTTTTTCAGGGGGCGCGAGAAACTGCGCGACCAGCCACGACGGCGGGAAAGGTAGCGGCCACCGCAAGCGGCAACCCCTCAGGGGCGCGGGGAGCTGCACGACCAGAGCCCCCACGGCAGGAGAGACGGCGACGTCACAACAAGTGGCACCCACCCCCGGGCCGCGGGTCACCGCTATGGGCAGGCGGCCAGGTGGGCGCGGAGGACGGCCTCCGGGGAGGCACCCGCGGCGAGGGCGGCGAGGAGGGCCGCGTGTTGCGCCGCGTGGGCGAGGAGAGCGGGCCGCCGGGCCGGCCCAGGCCCGGCAGAAGGCCACTGAGCGCGGCGGTGCAGGTCGTCCGCGACAGCGACCATGTGGGGGTTCCCCGCAAGCCCGAGCAGCGCTCGGTGGAAGGCCCGGTCGGCCTCCGCGTATCCGGCCCGCTCCCCCGCCGCGGCAGCGGCAAGCGCGGCGTCCGCGAGCGGCCGCAGCTCCTCCCACCGCGAGGCCGGCACCGTACGGGCCAGTTCGAGCACCACC from Streptomyces sp. NBC_01198 includes these protein-coding regions:
- a CDS encoding GntR family transcriptional regulator, producing MDPVASAHPGWAPLPAPRRMPERLSVRDQVLGELRDALLAGELPPGSVHSGPALAARYGVSATPVREAMQLLAREGAVEVLPNRGFRVVCRTDRDLAQIAEVRMLVEVPVVLELARTVPASRWEELRPLADAALAAAAAGERAGYAEADRAFHRALLGLAGNPHMVAVADDLHRRAQWPSAGPGPARRPALLAHAAQHAALLAALAAGASPEAVLRAHLAACP